The following coding sequences lie in one Buchnera aphidicola (Macrosiphum euphorbiae) genomic window:
- the rnt gene encoding ribonuclease T: protein MSTTQEFNLLSNRFRTFYPVVIDIETAGFNANTDAVLEIAIITLKMDELGWLHKENTLHFHIEPFKGSIINSDAIAFNKIDPFNPLRGAISEKIAIQSILKMVRKGIKIQGCSRGIVVAHNANFDHNFLMAAIQRVKIKNNPFHPFVTFDTAALSGLVVGQTVLSKACKAIGLSFDNHQAHSALYDTLQTAELFCELVNRWKRLGGWPLNLEKTL, encoded by the coding sequence ATGTCTACAACTCAAGAATTCAATTTACTAAGTAATCGGTTTCGTACTTTTTATCCTGTCGTTATAGATATTGAAACAGCAGGATTCAATGCAAATACTGATGCAGTATTAGAAATTGCTATAATTACATTAAAAATGGATGAATTAGGATGGTTACACAAAGAAAATACATTGCATTTTCATATAGAACCCTTTAAAGGTTCTATAATAAACTCTGATGCAATAGCTTTCAATAAAATTGATCCATTTAACCCATTACGTGGTGCTATTAGCGAAAAAATAGCAATTCAATCTATATTAAAAATGGTACGCAAAGGAATTAAAATACAAGGATGTAGTCGAGGAATTGTTGTAGCACATAACGCTAATTTTGATCATAATTTTTTAATGGCTGCAATTCAAAGAGTGAAAATAAAAAATAATCCTTTTCATCCATTCGTTACATTTGATACGGCCGCATTAAGCGGATTAGTAGTCGGCCAAACTGTCTTATCTAAAGCATGTAAAGCTATTGGCTTGTCATTTGATAACCATCAAGCACATTCTGCACTTTATGATACTTTGCAGACTGCTGAACTTTTTTGTGAATTAGTAAATCGTTGGAAACGTTTAGGTGGTTGGCCTCTTAATTTAGAAAAAACACTTTAA
- a CDS encoding Fe-Mn family superoxide dismutase yields the protein MSYVLPSLPYSYNALEPFFDEQTMRIHHTKHHQNYINNTNSILENTTFSSLSIDELISIFNEIILENKNVLRNNAGGHINHSFFWKGLKLGTVLTNDLKIEIEKQFGTIDSFKEKFESIALNHFGSGWVWLVNQNGVLSIVSTINQDNPLMGKSISNTYGDPIIALDVWEHAYYLKYQNRRLDYIKAFWNVVNWEEASNRLQK from the coding sequence ATGAGTTATGTTCTGCCTTCTTTACCTTATTCATATAATGCGTTAGAACCATTTTTTGATGAACAAACTATGAGAATTCATCATACTAAACACCATCAAAATTATATTAATAACACTAATTCTATTTTAGAAAATACAACTTTTTCTTCATTATCTATTGATGAATTAATATCTATTTTTAATGAAATTATTTTAGAAAATAAAAATGTATTACGTAATAACGCAGGTGGTCATATAAACCATAGTTTTTTTTGGAAAGGTTTAAAATTAGGGACAGTTTTAACAAATGATCTAAAAATAGAAATAGAAAAACAATTTGGTACTATTGATAGTTTTAAAGAAAAATTTGAGTCAATAGCACTTAATCATTTTGGTTCTGGTTGGGTATGGTTAGTAAATCAAAATGGTGTTTTATCTATAGTTTCTACTATTAATCAAGATAATCCTTTAATGGGGAAATCAATATCTAATACTTATGGTGATCCTATAATTGCCTTAGATGTCTGGGAACATGCTTATTATTTAAAATATCAAAATAGACGGTTAGATTATATTAAAGCTTTTTGGAATGTTGTTAATTGGGAAGAAGCTTCTAATCGTTTGCAGAAGTAG
- the pth gene encoding aminoacyl-tRNA hydrolase, whose amino-acid sequence MIVGLSNPKTEYHNTRHNIGSWYVYSLAKSYLNNFKKEEKFFGFTSSCYIDSNHVRLLVPNIFMNINGQSVLKMASFYNINLSEILIVHDDLELNPGIIKLKYSYGHNGHNGLRNIISVFNNKKINFYRFRIGIGRPINRDQIASFVLSIPTKKERILIERSILHAIEENFILNILKC is encoded by the coding sequence ATGATAGTCGGATTATCTAATCCAAAAACAGAATATCATAATACACGTCATAATATAGGTTCTTGGTACGTTTATTCCTTAGCAAAAAGTTATTTGAACAATTTTAAAAAAGAAGAAAAATTTTTTGGTTTTACTTCTTCTTGTTATATAGATTCAAATCATGTTCGATTACTGGTACCTAATATCTTTATGAATATAAATGGTCAGTCAGTATTAAAAATGGCATCATTTTATAATATTAATTTAAGTGAAATATTAATAGTTCATGATGATCTAGAACTTAATCCTGGAATTATAAAATTAAAATATAGTTATGGACATAATGGACATAATGGACTAAGAAACATTATTAGTGTTTTTAATAATAAAAAGATTAATTTTTATCGATTTAGAATTGGAATTGGTCGTCCAATAAATCGTGATCAAATAGCTTCTTTTGTATTATCAATTCCAACAAAAAAAGAGAGAATATTAATTGAAAGATCAATTTTACATGCAATAGAAGAAAATTTTATTTTAAATATTTTAAAATGTTAA
- the ychF gene encoding redox-regulated ATPase YchF → MGFKCGIIGLPNVGKSTLFNLLTKGNSAVANFPFCTIKPNIGIVPVIDERIEHLAKIVSPKKIVNAFIKFIDIAGLVKGASKGEGLGNQFLANIRETDAIVHVVRCFKNENITHIYNKVEPAQDIDIINAELILSDFDLCEKNISQLQKKISLKSNETEKKIHVLKKCINHLTKFLMLKTLNLNKDEKELISYLRFLTLKPIMYVANMNETKESYYFLDKLNKIAKKEGSTVIPIYANLESELVEMNNEEQKSFMKEFNIKTLGLNSIVSAGYKLLNLITFFSVGIKEIRAWEILNGSTSIQAAHKIHSDFSRGFIRVEIIKYIDFIKYKSEVKIKEMGKMRIEGKRYCIQDGDIVRFLFNV, encoded by the coding sequence ATGGGTTTTAAATGTGGTATTATAGGTTTGCCTAATGTTGGCAAATCTACTTTATTTAATCTTTTAACCAAGGGAAATTCAGCAGTTGCTAATTTTCCATTTTGTACTATTAAACCAAACATAGGTATTGTTCCAGTTATTGATGAACGTATTGAGCATCTTGCAAAAATTGTTTCTCCTAAAAAAATAGTTAATGCATTTATAAAATTTATAGATATCGCCGGATTGGTTAAAGGAGCATCTAAAGGTGAAGGATTAGGTAATCAATTTTTAGCTAATATACGAGAGACAGATGCGATAGTACATGTTGTACGTTGTTTTAAAAATGAAAATATTACTCATATTTATAATAAGGTTGAACCTGCTCAAGATATAGATATTATTAATGCTGAACTTATATTATCTGATTTTGATCTTTGTGAAAAAAATATATCACAATTACAAAAAAAAATATCATTAAAAAGTAACGAGACAGAAAAAAAAATTCATGTTTTAAAGAAATGTATCAATCATTTAACAAAATTTTTAATGCTAAAAACTCTTAATTTAAATAAAGACGAAAAAGAATTAATTAGTTATTTGCGCTTTTTGACTTTAAAACCAATAATGTATGTTGCTAATATGAATGAAACAAAAGAATCTTATTATTTTTTAGACAAATTGAATAAAATTGCTAAAAAAGAAGGTTCTACAGTTATTCCAATTTATGCAAATTTAGAATCAGAATTAGTTGAAATGAACAATGAAGAACAAAAATCTTTCATGAAAGAATTTAATATAAAAACTTTAGGTTTAAATAGTATTGTTTCTGCCGGTTATAAACTATTAAATTTAATAACTTTTTTCAGTGTTGGGATAAAAGAAATTCGTGCTTGGGAAATTCTTAATGGAAGTACCAGTATTCAAGCTGCTCATAAAATACATAGTGATTTTAGCAGGGGTTTTATTAGAGTAGAAATTATCAAATATATAGATTTTATAAAATATAAAAGTGAAGTGAAAATTAAAGAAATGGGTAAAATGAGAATAGAAGGGAAGAGATATTGTATTCAAGATGGGGATATTGTTCGTTTTTTATTTAATGTTTAA
- the thrC gene encoding threonine synthase, whose translation MRLYNLKDHSEQVNFETAVKLGLGKQQGLFFPVELPIITPIELQKILKMDFITRSTEILSKFIYHEISKEKLYENVKQAFLFKHPLKIKITEDIHCFELFHGPTLAFKDFGARFMAQMILSLNKNNESVTILTATSGDTGAAVAHAFYEMKNVRVIILYPKGKISELQEKLFCTLGKNIKTVSINGSFDDCQKLVKEAFHDKKLKESIGLNSANSINISRLLAQICYYFEAFSLISEQQRKNLVIAVPCGNFGNLTAGLLSKSLGLPIKSFIACTNANDTVPRFLDNGTWNPKKTVSTISNAMDISQPNNWPRIEELFYRKKWNLKELRFGSVSDTATKESLKELFELGYVSEPHAAIAYRLLRDQLKKNEFGLFLGTAHPAKFKNTIEKILKIKISLPNELKNRIDLPLLSHNIDPIFSKLKTFLLEK comes from the coding sequence ATGAGACTTTATAATTTAAAAGATCATAGCGAACAAGTAAACTTTGAAACAGCTGTAAAATTAGGATTAGGAAAACAACAAGGATTATTTTTTCCCGTAGAATTACCTATTATTACACCTATCGAATTACAAAAAATATTAAAAATGGATTTTATTACTCGTAGTACTGAAATACTTTCTAAGTTCATTTATCACGAAATATCTAAAGAAAAATTATATGAAAATGTTAAACAGGCTTTTTTGTTTAAACATCCATTAAAAATAAAAATCACAGAAGACATACATTGTTTTGAGTTGTTTCACGGACCAACATTAGCATTTAAAGATTTTGGAGCACGTTTTATGGCTCAAATGATACTGTCACTCAATAAAAACAATGAGTCAGTTACTATTTTAACCGCAACATCAGGTGATACAGGTGCAGCAGTAGCACATGCATTTTATGAAATGAAGAATGTACGAGTAATTATTTTATATCCTAAAGGAAAGATTAGTGAGTTACAAGAAAAATTATTTTGTACTTTAGGAAAAAATATAAAAACTGTATCAATCAACGGTAGTTTTGACGATTGTCAAAAACTAGTAAAAGAAGCTTTTCACGATAAAAAACTTAAAGAATCAATAGGATTAAATTCAGCTAACTCTATTAATATAAGTAGATTATTAGCGCAAATTTGTTATTATTTTGAAGCTTTTTCTTTAATTTCAGAGCAACAAAGAAAAAATTTAGTTATAGCAGTACCATGTGGTAATTTTGGTAATCTAACTGCTGGATTATTATCTAAATCTCTTGGATTACCAATTAAATCATTTATAGCTTGTACAAATGCTAACGATACCGTCCCAAGGTTCCTTGACAATGGAACATGGAATCCTAAAAAAACTGTATCTACAATCTCGAATGCTATGGATATTAGCCAACCTAATAATTGGCCTCGAATTGAAGAATTATTTTATAGAAAAAAATGGAATTTAAAAGAACTCAGATTTGGCAGCGTATCAGATACTGCGACTAAAGAATCATTAAAAGAATTATTTGAGTTAGGTTATGTTTCCGAACCTCATGCTGCAATAGCATATCGATTACTACGAGATCAATTGAAAAAAAATGAATTTGGTCTATTTCTAGGTACCGCTCATCCAGCTAAATTTAAAAATACCATAGAAAAAATATTAAAAATTAAAATTTCATTGCCTAATGAACTGAAAAATAGAATTGATCTTCCATTATTATCTCATAATATTGATCCTATTTTTAGTAAATTAAAAACATTTTTATTAGAAAAATAA
- the thrB gene encoding homoserine kinase — MIKIYAPASIGNVGVGFDILGAAIIPINGDLLGDFVTVKLSKKFNLINKGVFSNKLPKNTEKNIVWKCWLKFCSVIKKNVPVSILLEKNMPIGSGLGSSACSVVATLVAMNELCNKPLSSKELLFLMGEIEGEISGSIHYDNVAPSYLGGLQLILEDSEIISQTIPSFKNWFWIIAWPGIKVPTSEAREILPKKYKKETCIKNSRYLAGFIHASYSQQPYLAARLMQDFIAEPYRIKLLPNFLKAKENIKKIGAISCGISGSGPTIFSISDNIHTAQKISSWLTENYLQNETGFVHICFLDSKGARKIG, encoded by the coding sequence ATGATTAAAATTTATGCGCCAGCTTCTATTGGTAATGTTGGAGTGGGATTTGATATTTTAGGTGCAGCAATTATACCTATAAATGGTGATTTATTAGGCGATTTTGTAACAGTAAAATTATCAAAGAAATTCAACTTAATCAACAAAGGTGTATTTTCTAACAAATTACCTAAAAATACTGAAAAAAATATCGTTTGGAAATGCTGGTTAAAATTTTGTAGTGTCATAAAAAAAAATGTTCCAGTTTCTATTCTACTAGAAAAAAATATGCCTATTGGATCAGGACTAGGTTCTAGTGCTTGTTCAGTAGTAGCCACTTTAGTTGCTATGAATGAATTGTGTAATAAACCTTTAAGTTCAAAAGAATTATTATTTCTTATGGGAGAAATAGAAGGTGAAATATCAGGAAGCATACACTATGATAATGTTGCTCCATCTTATCTTGGAGGGTTACAGTTAATACTAGAAGATTCTGAGATAATAAGCCAAACAATCCCAAGTTTTAAGAATTGGTTCTGGATAATAGCCTGGCCAGGAATAAAAGTTCCTACTTCAGAAGCAAGAGAAATACTACCAAAAAAGTACAAAAAAGAAACATGCATTAAAAATAGTCGTTATTTAGCTGGTTTCATTCATGCCTCATATAGTCAACAACCTTATTTAGCAGCACGATTAATGCAAGATTTTATAGCAGAACCATATCGTATAAAATTACTGCCTAATTTTTTAAAAGCCAAAGAAAACATTAAAAAAATTGGAGCTATTAGTTGTGGTATATCTGGTTCAGGTCCTACTATTTTTTCTATTTCTGATAATATACATACAGCTCAAAAAATATCTTCATGGTTAACAGAAAATTATTTACAAAATGAAACAGGATTTGTTCACATTTGTTTTTTAGATTCAAAAGGTGCACGTAAAATAGGATAA
- the thrA gene encoding bifunctional aspartate kinase/homoserine dehydrogenase I → MKLLKFGGTSLANAEKFLCVANIIEENVKKDQIAVVLSAPAKVTNYLVKVVEKTIKNNQILESIDLAENIFIQLTNNLLKIQSNFPYQEIEKIIKKEFDKLKNIIHGIILLKQCPDNIRATIISRGEILSVFIMKSILQSKNHNVTIINPVKNFVSIGNNYLDSRVDISKSKERIHNINIDKNNIILMPGFISGNKDKELVVLGRNGSDYSAAVLAACLDANCCEIWTDVDGVFTSDPRKIQNTYLLKSISYQEAMELSYFGAKVLHPRTIEPLSQFKIPCFIKNTDKIESIGTLICQKNDSKKDFLKGVTYLNDIVMFNISGPYIKDVRNIIPRVFSIISRDNIKILLITQSSSEYKINFCIFKHDVYKVLHSLNKEFQLELKNGLLNPFKTKENLSILSVIGSNIYKKYNIASKIFSTLGASKINILAIAQGSSKHSISLVMKKEHILKAVQNVHNILFCNKKIIHVFLMGIGGVGRTLLNQILKQKKFLEERNIEIKICTIANSKKIFFLNNEHNLSDWKRDFKKSSKNFDLELLNSLIKNNNFSNSVIVDCTSDQLLSEQYVNFIYNDFHVVTSNKKANTSEWSYYKKIRNATTETNKKFLYETNVGAGLPVIETLQNLFKTGDTLIRFKGILSGSLSFIFGRLEEGVLLSQATKEAKDLGFTEPNPCDDLSGIDVARKLLILARESGYDIELKDIKIEPLLPENFKRYKDVDKFLLKLKELDLYFLEKTNQARSAGNVLRFVATIEQKKQFFIKLEEVKINDPLYKIKNGENALAFYTNYYQPIPLVLRGYGAGNNVTASGVFSDLLRTLS, encoded by the coding sequence ATGAAATTATTAAAATTTGGTGGCACTTCATTAGCTAATGCAGAAAAATTTTTATGTGTAGCTAATATTATAGAAGAAAACGTTAAAAAAGATCAAATTGCAGTGGTTCTTTCAGCACCAGCTAAAGTTACTAATTATCTTGTTAAAGTTGTAGAAAAAACAATTAAGAATAATCAAATTTTAGAAAGTATAGATCTTGCAGAAAATATATTTATTCAATTAACAAATAATCTTTTAAAAATACAATCTAATTTTCCCTATCAAGAAATAGAAAAAATTATAAAAAAAGAATTTGATAAATTAAAAAATATAATACATGGAATAATATTATTAAAACAATGTCCAGATAATATTCGTGCCACTATAATTTCTCGTGGAGAAATACTTTCAGTTTTTATTATGAAAAGTATATTACAATCTAAGAATCATAATGTAACTATCATCAATCCTGTCAAGAATTTTGTTTCCATAGGTAACAACTACTTAGATTCAAGAGTTGACATATCTAAATCTAAAGAACGTATTCATAATATAAATATTGATAAAAATAATATTATTTTGATGCCTGGTTTTATTTCAGGTAATAAAGATAAAGAATTAGTAGTATTAGGACGAAATGGTTCTGATTATTCTGCTGCAGTTTTAGCAGCTTGTTTGGATGCAAATTGCTGTGAGATCTGGACTGATGTTGACGGAGTTTTTACTTCTGATCCAAGAAAAATTCAAAATACTTATTTATTGAAATCAATATCATATCAAGAAGCAATGGAATTATCTTATTTTGGTGCTAAGGTATTACATCCTCGTACTATTGAACCACTTTCTCAGTTTAAAATCCCATGTTTTATTAAAAATACTGATAAAATTGAATCTATTGGAACTTTAATTTGTCAAAAGAATGATTCTAAAAAAGATTTCTTGAAAGGTGTTACTTATCTTAATGACATAGTAATGTTTAATATATCTGGACCTTATATAAAAGATGTAAGAAATATTATTCCACGTGTATTTTCTATAATCTCAAGAGATAACATTAAAATATTACTAATTACTCAATCATCTTCAGAATATAAAATAAATTTTTGTATTTTCAAACATGATGTTTATAAAGTTCTACACTCATTAAACAAAGAATTTCAATTAGAATTGAAAAATGGATTACTAAATCCCTTTAAAACAAAAGAAAACCTATCTATTCTTTCAGTAATTGGATCAAATATTTATAAAAAATATAATATTGCATCAAAAATATTTTCTACTCTAGGAGCTTCAAAAATTAATATTCTTGCAATTGCACAAGGCTCTTCAAAACATTCTATTTCACTAGTAATGAAAAAAGAACATATTTTAAAAGCTGTTCAAAATGTTCATAATATATTATTTTGCAATAAAAAAATCATTCATGTTTTTTTAATGGGAATAGGTGGAGTTGGTCGTACACTATTAAATCAAATATTAAAACAAAAAAAATTTTTAGAAGAAAGAAATATAGAGATTAAAATTTGTACTATTGCAAATTCTAAAAAAATATTTTTTTTAAATAATGAACATAATTTATCTGATTGGAAAAGAGATTTTAAAAAATCAAGTAAGAACTTTGATTTAGAACTATTAAATAGTTTAATAAAGAATAATAATTTTTCAAATTCAGTAATTGTTGATTGTACGTCTGATCAATTATTATCAGAACAATATGTAAATTTTATTTATAATGATTTTCATGTTGTTACTTCAAATAAAAAAGCAAATACTAGTGAATGGAGCTACTATAAAAAAATAAGAAATGCTACTACTGAAACAAATAAAAAATTTCTATATGAAACTAACGTTGGAGCAGGATTACCAGTAATAGAAACTCTTCAAAATCTATTTAAAACAGGTGATACTTTAATTCGGTTTAAAGGTATATTATCTGGGTCATTATCTTTTATTTTCGGAAGATTAGAAGAAGGTGTTTTATTGTCACAAGCTACTAAGGAAGCTAAAGACTTAGGTTTTACTGAACCAAATCCATGTGATGATTTATCTGGTATAGATGTTGCAAGAAAACTGCTAATTTTAGCACGTGAATCTGGATATGATATAGAACTCAAAGATATAAAAATTGAACCTTTACTACCGGAAAATTTTAAAAGATATAAAGATGTTGATAAATTTTTATTGAAACTAAAAGAATTAGATTTGTATTTTTTAGAAAAAACTAATCAAGCACGCAGTGCAGGAAATGTACTACGATTTGTTGCAACTATAGAACAAAAGAAACAATTTTTTATAAAACTCGAAGAAGTGAAAATTAATGATCCATTATATAAAATAAAAAATGGTGAAAATGCACTCGCATTTTATACTAATTATTATCAACCTATTCCTTTAGTACTAAGAGGCTACGGTGCCGGTAATAATGTTACAGCGTCTGGAGTATTTTCCGACTTACTGCGTACACTATCATAA
- the hpt gene encoding hypoxanthine phosphoribosyltransferase, whose product MKHIIQVIITEKELDIRVRELGQEITKKYKNSKNKMILIALLRGSFVFIADLCRRINIKHEIDFMTTSSYGRGMLSSGDVKIIKDLDEDIYNKHVLIVEDIIDSGKTLSKVLGILKLRNPKSLSICTLLDKPDYREVDINVDFIGFSILENFFIVGYGIDYAQSYRHLPYIGKVVFKK is encoded by the coding sequence ATGAAACATATCATTCAAGTTATCATTACTGAAAAAGAACTTGATATTCGCGTTCGAGAATTAGGTCAAGAAATTACTAAAAAGTATAAAAATAGTAAAAATAAAATGATATTAATAGCATTACTACGTGGTTCATTTGTATTTATAGCTGATTTATGTCGGAGAATTAATATTAAACACGAAATAGATTTTATGACAACTTCTAGTTATGGTCGGGGAATGCTATCTAGTGGCGACGTAAAAATTATCAAAGATTTAGATGAAGATATTTATAATAAACATGTTTTAATTGTAGAAGATATTATTGATTCAGGAAAAACTTTAAGTAAAGTATTAGGTATTCTGAAACTTAGAAATCCAAAATCATTATCAATTTGTACTCTTTTAGATAAACCTGATTACCGTGAGGTGGATATTAATGTTGATTTTATAGGGTTCTCTATTTTGGAGAATTTTTTTATAGTAGGTTATGGTATTGATTATGCTCAATCTTATCGTCATCTACCATATATAGGAAAAGTAGTTTTTAAAAAATAA
- the panC gene encoding pantoate--beta-alanine ligase, giving the protein MYIIKKIEILHKKIILLKKTNKKIGLVPTMGNLHNGHVKLILLAKKYADIIIVSIFINPMQFNNLSDLKNYPQTFIQDCAILKEKNVDIVFFPHIDQIYPNGIKNQTFVEVPKLSKILEGQARPGHFKGVTTIIAKLFNFIQPDFAFFGEKDYQQLLIIKILVKELNYMIKIISLPIIRLKNGLALSSRNNNLNSQENKIAPYLYKIIRETCEKIAKEESHVRKKIINASKNLLIQKGFSIDVFNIYDSKTLKNPSKKIKKVVLLASVWLGKTRLIDNKKFSLIN; this is encoded by the coding sequence TTGTATATTATAAAAAAAATAGAAATATTACATAAAAAAATAATACTTCTAAAAAAAACAAATAAAAAAATAGGTCTAGTTCCTACAATGGGTAATTTGCACAATGGTCATGTAAAATTAATACTGTTAGCAAAAAAATATGCAGATATTATTATAGTAAGTATTTTTATCAATCCAATGCAATTTAATAATTTATCAGATCTAAAAAACTATCCCCAAACCTTTATACAAGATTGTGCAATATTAAAAGAAAAAAATGTAGATATAGTTTTTTTTCCTCATATTGATCAAATTTATCCTAATGGTATAAAAAATCAAACGTTTGTTGAAGTTCCAAAATTATCGAAAATTTTAGAGGGGCAAGCACGACCGGGACATTTTAAAGGTGTCACAACAATTATTGCCAAATTATTCAATTTTATACAACCAGATTTTGCTTTCTTTGGAGAAAAAGATTATCAACAATTATTAATTATAAAAATTCTTGTAAAAGAATTGAATTATATGATAAAGATAATTAGCTTACCTATAATACGACTAAAAAATGGACTTGCTCTAAGCTCAAGAAATAATAATTTAAATTCTCAAGAAAATAAAATAGCACCTTATTTATATAAAATTATAAGAGAAACATGTGAAAAAATTGCAAAAGAAGAAAGTCATGTTAGAAAAAAAATCATTAATGCATCAAAAAATTTATTAATTCAAAAAGGGTTTTCTATTGATGTATTTAATATATATGATTCCAAAACATTAAAAAATCCATCTAAAAAAATTAAAAAAGTAGTTCTTCTAGCATCTGTATGGTTAGGAAAAACTCGTTTAATTGATAATAAAAAATTTTCTTTAATTAATTGA
- the panB gene encoding 3-methyl-2-oxobutanoate hydroxymethyltransferase, translating into MESITISELKNWKKNKIKFAAITAYDFSFAKLFSNQGIPVILTGDSLGMTIQGHSSTLSVKIKDIEYHTKAVRKGAPNTFLLSDLPFMSYYNTKQALKSTAKIIRSGANMIKIEGGKWLVEIIKELSDRSILVCGHIGLTPQSFNYLSGYKVQGRNASDAKKLIDDALLLEESGIQMLVVECIPEKLAKQITENLSIPVIGIGSGKYTDGQILVMHDLLGITEGKKPSFTKNFLSESGSVQKAIQKYIYEVKKGIFPNKKYSF; encoded by the coding sequence ATGGAATCTATTACAATTTCTGAATTAAAAAATTGGAAAAAAAATAAAATAAAATTTGCAGCCATCACAGCTTATGACTTTAGCTTTGCTAAATTATTTTCTAATCAAGGTATTCCAGTTATACTTACAGGTGATTCTCTTGGAATGACTATACAAGGTCACAGTTCTACATTATCAGTAAAAATTAAAGATATTGAGTATCATACAAAAGCAGTTAGAAAAGGAGCACCAAACACTTTCTTGTTATCTGATTTACCGTTCATGTCTTATTACAATACTAAACAAGCGCTTAAAAGCACGGCAAAAATTATAAGATCCGGTGCAAATATGATAAAAATAGAAGGTGGAAAATGGCTAGTTGAAATTATTAAAGAACTATCTGATAGATCAATATTAGTATGTGGTCACATAGGTTTAACACCCCAATCCTTTAACTATTTAAGCGGATATAAAGTTCAGGGAAGAAACGCAAGTGATGCAAAAAAATTAATAGATGATGCCTTATTATTAGAAGAATCTGGAATTCAAATGCTTGTAGTGGAATGTATTCCAGAAAAATTAGCAAAACAAATAACTGAAAATTTATCTATTCCAGTTATTGGGATAGGATCAGGCAAATATACTGATGGACAAATTCTTGTAATGCATGACTTATTAGGAATTACTGAAGGTAAAAAGCCTAGTTTTACTAAAAATTTTCTTTCTGAAAGTGGTAGTGTTCAAAAAGCAATTCAAAAATATATATACGAAGTTAAAAAAGGCATTTTTCCTAATAAAAAATATAGTTTCTAA
- the dksA gene encoding RNA polymerase-binding protein DksA, with translation MEKEKNKKTSSLNVLSIAGLEPYQKKIDEQYMNEDQMLHFHKILETWKNQLKDEINHTLLYIQDKATNFPDPIDRATQEEEFSLDLRNRDRSRKLIKKIEITLKKIKEKDFGYCNSCGIEIGIRRLEARPTANLCIDCKTLAEIREKQMTG, from the coding sequence ATGGAAAAAGAAAAAAATAAAAAAACATCATCTTTAAATGTTCTTTCTATTGCAGGTTTAGAACCTTATCAAAAAAAAATAGATGAACAATACATGAATGAAGATCAAATGTTACACTTTCATAAAATTCTTGAAACATGGAAAAATCAATTAAAAGATGAAATTAACCATACTCTACTCTATATACAAGATAAAGCTACAAATTTTCCAGATCCTATTGATCGGGCTACACAAGAAGAAGAATTTAGTTTAGATTTACGAAATCGCGATCGCAGTCGAAAATTAATTAAAAAAATTGAAATCACTTTAAAAAAAATTAAAGAAAAAGATTTTGGTTACTGTAATTCTTGTGGTATTGAGATTGGAATTCGTCGTTTAGAAGCTAGACCTACTGCTAATCTTTGTATTGATTGTAAAACACTAGCAGAAATTAGAGAAAAACAAATGACTGGTTAA